Proteins encoded together in one Prunus dulcis chromosome 3, ALMONDv2, whole genome shotgun sequence window:
- the LOC117623177 gene encoding tRNA threonylcarbamoyladenosine dehydratase isoform X1, which yields MEERAKCLALLGAGALVGSVSTIFLLKLRARRTVKQCDEKGVELNITGNGNSRMAGLDLLSDEIVSEQLKRNIQFFGLEPQQKVTASYVVVIGLGGVGSHAASMLLRSGIGKLLLVDFDQVSVSSLNRHAVATRADVGIPKAQCLKEHFLSIFPECQIEAKVLLYDASTEEEILSGHPDFVLDCIDNIDTKVALLAACVRRGLKVLSATGAGARADPTRIRIADLRQSTNDPLSRAVRHRLRRDHGIEGGITVVFSLEKPKAKLLPFKGPSGEEENPSDYQILPGFRVRIIPVLGTIPAIFGQVMASYVLTQLAGLQVQTEPIVNLDIDHYRMLHQRLIEHEESLYGTALQVQVDVEEVMFVVKELWHGRSAREPFAKDVGRGMWRSVNELMLVRWDQEKPASVANLILLKFKEAEEHESRVLEDIKEREPEYFVRVTSILKRAELEFGL from the exons ATGGAGGAGAGAGCAAAGTGCTTGGCATTGCTCGGAGCCGGAGCTCTGGTAGGCTCTGTTTCCACCATCTTTCTATTGAAGCTTCGAGCAAG ACGGACTGTGAAACAATGTGATGAAAAGGGAGTTGAATTGAATA TTACTGGGAATGGAAATAGTAGGATGGCTGGTCTGGACCTTCTAAGTGATGAAATAGTTTCTGAACAATTAAAGAG GAACATTCAATTCTTTGGACTTGAGCCTCAACAAAAAGTGACTGCATCCTATGTTGTGGTCATTGGTCTTGGTGGAGTTGGAAGTCATGCTGCATCTATGCTTTTGCGATCAGGGATTGGCAAGCTCCTCCTTGTGGACTTTGATCAG GTTTCAGTTTCATCACTCAATCGACATGCTGTTGCAACAAGAGCAGATGTTGGTATCCCAAAAGCACAGTGTCTGAAAGAGCATTTCTTGTCAATATTCCCAGAGTGCCAGATAGAAGCAAAAGTTCTATTATACGATGCTTCAACAGAAGAGGAAATTCTTTCAGGTCATCCTGATTTTGTTTTAGACTGTATTGATAACATTGATACAAAG GTGGCACTTCTTGCTGCGTGTGTACGTAGGGGTTTGAAGGTCCTATCGGCAACAGGAGCTGGTGCTAGAGCTGACCCCACCAGAATACGCATTGCGGATTTAAGACAATCAACAAATGACCCGTTATCACGAGCT GTAAGACACCGTTTGAGGAGGGATCATGGCATTGAAGGTGGCATTACTGTTGTATTTTCATTAGAGAAACCTAAGGCAAAGCTTCTTCCATTTAAAGGACCAagtggagaagaagaaaaccctTCAGATTATCAG ATACTACCGGGGTTTAGGGTTCGCATAATACCTGTTCTGGGTACCATCCCCGCAATATTTGGACAGGTCATGGCCTCCTATGTTTTGACACAACTGGCAGGATTGCAAGTTCAAACGGAACCTATTGTAAATTTGGATATTGACCATTACCGGATGCTTCACCAACGCCTTATTGAGCATGAGGAGTCATTGTACGGCACTGCCTTGCAAGTCCAG GTAGATGTTGAGGAAGTGATGTTTGTTGTAAAAGAGTTGTGGCATGGAAGAAGTGCAAGAGAACCGTTTGCTAAAGATGTTGGGCGTGGTATGTGGCGATCGGTAAATGAGTTGATGCTtgtgag GTGGGACCAGGAAAAGCCGGCATCTGTGGCCAACCTAattcttttgaaatttaaagAG GCAGAAGAACATGAATCGAGGGTGCTTGAGGATATTAAAGAAAGAGAACCAGAATATTTTGTTAGAGTGACATCTATTCTGAAGCGGGCTGAACTAGAATTTGGCTTGTAA
- the LOC117623177 gene encoding tRNA threonylcarbamoyladenosine dehydratase isoform X2, with protein sequence MAGLDLLSDEIVSEQLKRNIQFFGLEPQQKVTASYVVVIGLGGVGSHAASMLLRSGIGKLLLVDFDQVSVSSLNRHAVATRADVGIPKAQCLKEHFLSIFPECQIEAKVLLYDASTEEEILSGHPDFVLDCIDNIDTKVALLAACVRRGLKVLSATGAGARADPTRIRIADLRQSTNDPLSRAVRHRLRRDHGIEGGITVVFSLEKPKAKLLPFKGPSGEEENPSDYQILPGFRVRIIPVLGTIPAIFGQVMASYVLTQLAGLQVQTEPIVNLDIDHYRMLHQRLIEHEESLYGTALQVQVDVEEVMFVVKELWHGRSAREPFAKDVGRGMWRSVNELMLVRWDQEKPASVANLILLKFKEAEEHESRVLEDIKEREPEYFVRVTSILKRAELEFGL encoded by the exons ATGGCTGGTCTGGACCTTCTAAGTGATGAAATAGTTTCTGAACAATTAAAGAG GAACATTCAATTCTTTGGACTTGAGCCTCAACAAAAAGTGACTGCATCCTATGTTGTGGTCATTGGTCTTGGTGGAGTTGGAAGTCATGCTGCATCTATGCTTTTGCGATCAGGGATTGGCAAGCTCCTCCTTGTGGACTTTGATCAG GTTTCAGTTTCATCACTCAATCGACATGCTGTTGCAACAAGAGCAGATGTTGGTATCCCAAAAGCACAGTGTCTGAAAGAGCATTTCTTGTCAATATTCCCAGAGTGCCAGATAGAAGCAAAAGTTCTATTATACGATGCTTCAACAGAAGAGGAAATTCTTTCAGGTCATCCTGATTTTGTTTTAGACTGTATTGATAACATTGATACAAAG GTGGCACTTCTTGCTGCGTGTGTACGTAGGGGTTTGAAGGTCCTATCGGCAACAGGAGCTGGTGCTAGAGCTGACCCCACCAGAATACGCATTGCGGATTTAAGACAATCAACAAATGACCCGTTATCACGAGCT GTAAGACACCGTTTGAGGAGGGATCATGGCATTGAAGGTGGCATTACTGTTGTATTTTCATTAGAGAAACCTAAGGCAAAGCTTCTTCCATTTAAAGGACCAagtggagaagaagaaaaccctTCAGATTATCAG ATACTACCGGGGTTTAGGGTTCGCATAATACCTGTTCTGGGTACCATCCCCGCAATATTTGGACAGGTCATGGCCTCCTATGTTTTGACACAACTGGCAGGATTGCAAGTTCAAACGGAACCTATTGTAAATTTGGATATTGACCATTACCGGATGCTTCACCAACGCCTTATTGAGCATGAGGAGTCATTGTACGGCACTGCCTTGCAAGTCCAG GTAGATGTTGAGGAAGTGATGTTTGTTGTAAAAGAGTTGTGGCATGGAAGAAGTGCAAGAGAACCGTTTGCTAAAGATGTTGGGCGTGGTATGTGGCGATCGGTAAATGAGTTGATGCTtgtgag GTGGGACCAGGAAAAGCCGGCATCTGTGGCCAACCTAattcttttgaaatttaaagAG GCAGAAGAACATGAATCGAGGGTGCTTGAGGATATTAAAGAAAGAGAACCAGAATATTTTGTTAGAGTGACATCTATTCTGAAGCGGGCTGAACTAGAATTTGGCTTGTAA
- the LOC117621229 gene encoding nicastrin isoform X2 produces MLLSCLSYLQFCCQWMKFKVFLPGFSPDQKFPQSEFAPYQSINYEWNPIGSGIMWNPYNFPVFLLSQSSTLTLQEAAIKNEKNIKSYTADVAEFDLVMQTMKAGTHDSESCLKENTCLPLGGYSVWSSLPPINFSSSEQSKPIILVVASMDSASFFRDKGLGADSPISGLISLLAAVDALSHVDGLDDFNKQLVFIVFTGEAWGYLGSRRFLLELDLQSDAVSGLNYSLIEKVVEIGSVGKGLNQGVKNFFVHTTGVSSATNETLDALKRAQDSVKSESFTISSANASNPGIPPSSLMTFLRKNSLTSGVVLEDFDTVFTNKFYNSHLDDISNVNSSAIVAAASLVARTLYILASDNKNLSSSAITSINVNVSLVEELMGCLLDCEPGLSCELVKSYISPANTCPSHYVGVILGEPSSPPYLGYVDDISRFVWNFLAEKTSIPRKNGSSVCSQDCSNEGEVCIRAETEGKGVCVVSTTRYVPAYSTRLKYESGSGTWNVLPPNNSDPMGLVDAVWTESNWDTIGLRVYTVQNASFDRLVLLGSIAITVLSCFAIVITKAFVTKAVKRD; encoded by the exons GATTCTCTCCAGATCAAAAGTTCCCACAATCTGAATTTGCTCCTTATCAAAGCATCAACTACGAATGGAACCCAATT GGGTCTGGTATAATGTGGAACCCGTATAACTTTCCTGTATTCTTACTCTCTCAGAGTAGCACATTGACCCTGCAGGAG GCTGCCATAAAGAATGAGAAGAACATAAAATCTTATACTGCCGACGTGGCTGAGTTTGATCTGGTGATGCAG ACAATGAAAGCTGGGACTCATGATTCAGAATCTTGTCTAAAGGAAAATACTTGCCTTCCCTTAGGTGGATACAG TGTTTGGTCATCGCTTCCCCCAATCAATTTTTCATCGTCGGAGCAGTCTAAGCCCATTATACTCGTGGTGGCGTCGATGGATTCAGCTTCATTTTTCCGTGACAAAGGCCTTGGAGCTGACTCCCCTATTTCT GGGCTGATTTCATTGCTGGCAGCAGTTGATGCACTTTCTCATGTGGATGGTCTGGATGACTTTAATAAACAG CttgttttcattgttttcacTGGAGAGGCCTGGGGCTACCTTGGTAGCAGGAGGTTTTTGCTTGAACTTGATCTGCAGTCTGATGCTGTTAGTGGCCTTAATTACTCATTGATTGAGAAG GTTGTGGAAATTGGATCTGTTGGAAAGGGCCTCAACCAAGGAGTGAAGAACTTTTTTGTTCATACAACTGGG gtttctTCTGCCACAAATGAGACATTGGATGCTTTAAAGCGTGCCCAAGATTCTGTCAAGTCTGAAAGCTTTACAATCTCATCTGCAAATGCTTCAAATCCTGGGATACCTCCATCCTCATTGATGACTTTTCTTAGAAAG AACTCTCTAACTTCTGGGGTTGTTTTAGAAGATTTTGATACTGTCTTCACCAACAAATTCTACAACAGTCACCTTGATGATATAt CCAATGTAAACTCTTCAGCAATTGTGGCAGCAGCTTCCCTTGTAGCACGCACCCTTTACATTCTTGCAAGTGACAACAAAAATTTAAGCAGTTCAGCTATAACATCTATCAACGTGAATGTTTCACTAGTTGAAGAACTAATGGGTTGTCTATTGGACTGTGAGCCAGGTCTTTCTTGTGAGCTGGTGAAAAGCTATATATCACCAGCCAATACCTGCCCAAGCCATTATGTTGGTGTCATCCTTGGTGAACCTTCCTCCCCACCTTATCTTGgatatgttgatgacatttcAAGGTTCGTTTGGAATTTCCTGGCCGAAAAAACTTCCATTCCAAGGAAAAATGGGAGTTCTGTTTGTTCTCAAGACTGCAGTAATGAGGGTGAAGTATGCATTAGAGCAGAAACTGAGGGAAAGGGAGTCTGCGTTGTCTCCACAACCAG ATATGTTCCAGCATACTCAACACGGTTGAAATATGAATCTGGATCTGGAACTTGGAATGTGTTGCCTCCAAATAACTCAGACCCCATGGGGCTGGTGGACGCTGTTTGGACAGAAAGCAACTGGGATACCATTGGACTCCGGGTCTACACTGTCCAAAATGCTTCTTTCGATCGTCTTGTCTTACTTGGGAGCATTGCCATTACAGTCTTGTCTTGCTTTGCAATAGTGATTACAAAGGCCTTCGTGACAAAGGCTGTAAAACGTGATTGA
- the LOC117621851 gene encoding eukaryotic initiation factor 4A-3-like, whose translation MAAETARRQSGMLRQEKLELVTSDDIEPITSFDEMGLKDDVLRGIYQYGYEKPSAIQQRAVRRIIDGHDVIAQAQSGTGKTSMIALSVCHMVDTSCREVQALILCPTRELAVQTEKVILAVGNFINIQVHACVGGKSVGEDIRKLEHGVHVVCGTPGRVFDMIKRRTLSTRAIKLLVLDESDEMLSRVFKDQIYDVYRYLPPDLQVCLISATLPHEILEMTNKFMTEPVRILVKRDELTLEGIKQFFVSVEREEWKFDTLCDLYDTLTITQAVIFCNTKRKVDWLTEKLRSNNFTVSSMHGDMPQKERDAITQEFRSGNSRVLITTDVWARGLDVQQVSLVINFDLPNNRELYIHRIGRSGRFGRKGVAINFVKSDDIKILRDIEQYYSTQIDEMPMNVTDLI comes from the exons ATGGCAGCAGAGACAGCAAGGAGACAGAGCGGCATGTTACGGCAGGAGAAGCTGGAGTTGGTGACGTCAGATGATATAGAGCCAATCACGAGCTTTGATGAGATGGGGCTCAAGGACGACGTCCTCCGAGGCATCTACCAATACGGCTACGAAAAGCCCTCCGCCATCCAGCAACGAGCGGTGAGGCGCATCATAGACGGCCACGATGTGATAGCGCAGGCGCAGTCGGGTACCGGCAAGACCTCCATGATTGCCCTCAGCGTTTGCCACATGGTGGACACCTCCTGCAGAGAGGTTCAGGCGTTGATATTGTGCCCTACGAGGGAATTGGCGGTACAAACTGAGAAGGTAATCTTAGCAGTTGGAAACTTCATAAACATACAAGTGCATGCTTGCGTTGGAGGCAAAAGTGTGGGTGAGGATATCCGAAAGCTTGAGCATGGAGTTCATGTGGTTTGTGGAACTCCAGGTAGAGTCTTTGACATGATCAAGAGGAGAACTCTAAGCACTCGAGccattaaattattagttcTC GACGAGTCTGATGAGATGTTAAGCAGAGTATTCAAGGATCAGATTTACGATGTCTACCGATATCTTCCGCCTGACCTCCag GTTTGTTTAATTTCTGCTACACTTCCTCATGAAATCTTGGAGATGACCAACAAGTTTATGACTGAACCTGTAAGGATCCTTGTCAAACGTGATGAGTTGACTTTGGAG GGAATCAAGCAATTTTTCGTCTCCGTTGAAAGAGAAGAGTGGAAGTTTGATACGCTATGTGATCTCTATGATACTCTTACAATTACACAAGCTGTTATTTTCTGCAACACAAAGCGAAAGGTGGACTGGCTCACAGAGAAGCTGCGGAGTAATAACTTTACGGTGTCTTCAATGCATGGAGACATGCCTCAGAAGGAGAGAGATGCTATCACCCAAGAGTTTCGTAGTGGCAATTCTCGCGTCCTCATCACGACAGATGTTTGGGCACGAGGTCTTGATGTTCAGCAG GTTTCCTTGGTTATCAATTTTGATCTTCCAAACAATCGAGAGCTGTATATTCATCGGATTGGTCGTTCTGGTCGTTTTGGGCGCAAG GGTGTGGCAATAAACTTCGTCAAAAGCGATGATATAAAGATCTTAAGAGACATTGAACAGTACTACAGCACCCAGATTGACGAAATGCCTATGAACGTTACAGATTTGATATGA
- the LOC117621850 gene encoding uncharacterized protein LOC117621850 — protein MGSGPRLPPFDLQAPPKLPFGMEDVFAEGVEKVDFCRLRQQKKEVNLAMHRQEVPLVNVFLEGVKSDPEALARTPASSFIDRAQKTILTSAYAFGEMYVSMAKADKEIQRLKRRDELAKSKIAEAQEAIREKNALLVQKAALAKEGRGLRPLVK, from the exons ATGGGGTCGGGGCCGAGACTTCCGCCCTTTGATCTGCAGGCACCGCCGAAGCTACCCTTCGGCATGGAGGACGTGTTCGCTGAAGGGGTAGAGAAGGTAGACTTCTGCAGGCTACGCCAGCAGAAGAAGGAAGTGAACCTGGCTATGCACCGGCAGGAGGTGCCTTTGGTGAACGTCTTCCTGGAAGGCGTGAAGAGCGACCCTGAGGCTCTAGCGAGGACCCCAGCCTCTTCCTTCATAGACCGGGCCCAAAAGACGATACTCACCTCGGCCTAT gccTTTGGCGAGATGTATGTCAGCATGGCCAAGGCTGACAAGGAGATCCAGAGGCTGAAGAGGCGGGATGAGCTGGCCAAGAGCAAGATAGCTGAGGCGCAGGAGGCCATCCGAGAGAAGAACGCCCTACTGGTGCAAAAGGCGGCCCTGGccaaggag ggaagagggctgaggcccttggtgaagTAG